From the genome of Frateuria soli:
ATGGCTTCCACGACGATCCCGATGTGCCGGCCAAGGTCAGCGACGCCACGCTGAAGCTCATTGGCGAGGACCTGCTGGTCGGCAGCCGCCGCGTGCACCAGTGGGCCAACGGGCGCTACATCCATTTCGCGATGAAGCTGTCGCGGCCGCTCGCCCGCGCCACGCTGTACGTCGAGGACGCGCCGCTGCCGACCGGCTCGCGCGAAGCGCATGGCAAGCACCTGAAGGCCGCGCTGCATTTCGGCGACGTGGCGCGCGAGCCGCTGCTGGTGAAGGTCGGCATCTCGGCGGTCGACATCGACGGCGCGCGGCGCAACCTCGAATCGGAAGTCCCCGGCTGGGATTTCGAGGGCACGCGGCAACGGGCGGCCGATGCGTGGGAGCGGGAGCTTTCGCGCATCCGCATCGACAGCCCATCCGAGCCGGTCAAGCGCACCTTCTACAGCGCGCTCTATCACACCATGCTCGCGCCCACGCTGTTCAGCGACGCGGACGGCCGCTACCGCGGCATGGACCTGAAGGTGCACACGCTGCCCGAGGGCCAGCACAACTACAGCACCTACTCGCTGTGGGACACCTACCGCGCGCTGCATCCGCTGCTCACGCTGTTCCAGAGCGAGCGCGTGCCGGACCTGGTCAACGGGCTGGTGCGCATGACCGCCGAAAGCCCGGACGGCCCGCCCGTGTGGCCGCTGCAGGGCGTGGAAACCGGAACCATGATCGGCTACCACTCAATCGTGGTGATCGCCGAGGCGCACGCCAAGGGCTTTACCGGCATCGACTACGCCGGGGCGTGGCCGCTGTTCCGCAAGCGCGCGATGGACGACGACTACCGCGGCCTGACCTACTACCGCAAGCTGGGCTACATCCCGGCCGACAAGGATTGGGAGTCGGTCAGCAAGACACTCGAATACTGCTACGACGACTGGGCGATGGCGCACCTGGCCGACGCCGTCGGTGCGCACGAGGACGCGAAGCACCTGCGCGAGCGCTCGCGCAACTACCGCAACGTGTTCGACCGGAAGCGCACCTTCGTGCGTCCGCGCGGCAGCGATGGCGAGTGGCTGCAACCCTTCGACCCGCGTGCGATGGGCCACGGGGCCAAGTGGCGCGACTTCACCGAATCCAACGCCTGGGAAGCCACCTTCCTCAACCAGCACGACCTGTACGCCTACATGCCGCTGTTCGGCGGCGAGCAGGCGTTCGAGCGCAAGCTCGACGAGCTTTTCGAGACCAGCTCCGCACTGCCGGCTGATGCGCCGCCGGACATCGCCGGCATGGTCGGCCAGTACGCGCACGGCAACGAGCCGAGCCACCATGTGGCCTACCTCTATGCCTACACCGGCGCGCACCACAAGACGCAGGCGCGCGTGCGCATGCTGCTGGAGAAGATGTACCGGCCCGAGCCGGACGGCCTGGCCGGCAACGAGGACTGCGGGCAGACCAGTGCCTGGTACGTGCTGGGGGCGCTGGGGTTGTATGCGGTCGATCCGGTCAGCGCCAACTACGTGTTCGGCAGTCCGATGCTCGACCGGGCCCAGCTGATGCTGACCGGCGACAAGCGGCTGGTGGTGCAGGCGCGGGGGAACGGGCCGGACAAGCCGTACATCCAGTCGGTGCGCTGGAACGGCAAGCCCTGGACGAAGAGCTGGATCAGCCATGCGGAGCTGGCCGCCGGTGGAACGCTGGAGTTCGAGATGGGCGCGACGCCCAATCTGAAGTTCGGTGCCGCGCCGGCGGATCGGCCACCGTCGTTCGGGCAGCCGGCGCCGGCGGTCGAGGGCTAGCTCCGGCGTGCGGGCTGGGGCGGGCACCTCGGCTGCGGCTGCGCCTACGCTTGGCACGAACAGTGATGCGAGGCCCCTCTCCCGGCGGGAGAGGGGCCTGGGCGTCGCGGGCACCGCAAGCGGACATCCGGACGTCTGCAGCCCGCTGGTCGCAGCCGCAGGTGACATGTCCGGCCCACATTTGCGACCATCAACGCTTTGGCGCTCAGCGCCTGGCAGACACAGGGGCCCTCGATGGCGAACCAGACTTCCATCCGGCGTGACGTCGGTCCTTTCGCACTCATGTTCACCGGCCTGGGCTCGATCATCGGCTCGGGCTGGCTGTTCGGTGCCTGGAACGCGGCCAAGCTGGCCGGTCCCGGCGCGATCTGGGCCTGGGTGCTCGGTGCGGCGATCATCCTGTCGATCGCGCTGACCTACGCCGAGCTGGGCGCGATGTTTCCCGAGTCCGGTGGCATGGTGCGCTACGGCCACTACTCGCACGGCTCGCTGGTCGGCTTCATCGCGGCGTGGGCCAACTGGATCGCGATCGTCTCGGTGATCCCGGTCGAGGCCGAGGCCTCGGTGCAGTACATGGCCGGCTGGAAATGGCAGTGGGCGCAGGATCTCTACCACGCCGTTCCCGGACAACACGGCGAGCTGAGCCAGATTGGCGTGGCGATCGCCGGCGTGCTGGTGGTCATCTACTTCCTGCTCAACTACTGGAGCGTGAAGCTGTTTGCCCGCTCCAACAGCCTGATCACGCTGGTCAAGCTGATCATCCCGGCGGCCACCGGCGTGGCGCTGATCGCCAGCGGCTTCCACGGCGAGAATCTCGACGTGGGCGCGTCCGGCGGCAGCCATGCCAACGATTTCGCGGCGATCCTCACCGCCGTGGCCACCGCCGGCATCGTGTTCAGCTTCAACGGCTTCCAGAGCCCGGTGAACCTGGCCGGCGAAGCGCGCAATCCGGGACGGAGCATCCCGTTCGCGATCATCGGCGCGATCCTGCTCGCCACCGTGGTCTACGTGCTGCTGCAGGTCGCCTACCTCGGCGCGGTGCCGCCGGACCTGCTGGCGCAGGCCGGCTGGAGGGGCATCAACTTCAGCTCGCCGTTCGCGGAACTGGCGGTGCTGGTGAACCTGAACTGGCTGGCGATCCTGCTCTACGCCGATGCCTTCGTCAGCCCCAGCGGCACCGGCATGACCTACACCGCCACCACCGCGCGCATGATCTACGGCATGGAGCGCAACGGCACGCTGCCGCGCATCTTCGGCCGGATCGATCCGAGGTCGGGCGTGCCGCGCCCGGCGATGTGGCTGAACCTGGTGGTGTCCTTCCTGTTCCTGTTCTTCTTCCGCGGCTGGGATTCGCTGGCCGCGGTGATCTCGGTGGCGACGATCATCTCCTACCTGACCGGCCCGGTCAGCGTGATGACCCTGCGCCGCACCGCGCCGGAACTGCACCGCCCGTTCCGCCTGGGCGGCCTGCCGGTGATCGCCGGCATCGCCTTCATCATGTCGGCCGAGTTGCTGTACTGGGCGAAATGGCCGCTGACCGGCCAGATCATCCTGCTGATGGTGGTCGCGCTGCCGGTGTACTTCTACTACACGGCCAAGCACGGCTGGCACGAGTTCGGCCGGCACCTGAAGGGCGCGTGGTGGCTGATCGCCTACCTGATCACACTGGCAGCGGTGTCGCGGATCGGCAGCTCGAAGTTCGGTGGCCTGGACTACATCCCGTACGGCTACGACCTGGCCGTGGTCGCGGTAATCGGCCTGGTGTTCTACCTGTGGGGCGTGGCGTCGGGCTGGCGCACCCCGGCCATCGAGGCCGAACGCGAGCAGGCGGCGCAGCATCCGGATGCGCTGCAGATCCCGCCGGACGAGGAAGAGGCCGAGAAGATCACCGGCCACTGATCGGGACCTGCGGCACGACCGAACGCGCGGCGATGAGCCGCGCGTTTTTTATTGCGGCAAGGCAGCGCTCACGCCCTCCATACGGATGGCTTACGTGGGGCGCGACAACATCCGCACCGGAATCGCCGAGCGACTTCGACGCATTCATCGAACGGCGCCAGGGAAGCATCCGCCGAGCGCTTCAAGTCCAGCAGCGCAATCACTTTCGAGACTGCTGCACAAGGAGCCGGGCGGCCCGTTCGCCTGGCGAAGGGCGCCGGCGCCTCGCGTGGATGGCAGGCACGGACGAAACCACTCCCACGGCGCCTGAGGATTACCGGATCGTTGCGGCACGAGGTGCCGGGACGTTGTTCCATCGGCACGCCGATCGTCCGCCTGCAGAGGGCGCCGAATGATCGGCGGCCCCACCCATCCACCCACGGAGCATTCCCATGGCAGAGCTCGATAGCGACAAGCGGGACGACCTTTCGCGGAGCAATTTCGCCTTCCCCGAACAGCGCAAGGAGCCGCTGGAGGACGCCAGCCACGTCCGCAACGCCATAGCGCGTTTCGACCAGGTCAAGGGCGTCAGCGATGACGAGCGCGATGAGGCGTGGAAGCGCATCAAGGCCGCCGCGGAGAAGTTCGATGTCCAGGTGAGCGAAAAGAGCTGGCGCGAGTTGGGCAAGAAGTCCTGATCGCCGGTTTTCCCGGCGCGCGAAATCGCGCGCTCGGGAATGTCCCGCGCCCCGCCCGGTTTGCCCGGCGACATGACGCGGCCGGACCGATTGACTGCCGAATGCTCGCCGGGCGGGCGCACCTCAAGCCGATGCCGGTCCTCGCCCGCTCACCCTATCTCACGCAAGCCAACGCCAAGGCGTCGCCGAGCAATGCCTGCGCGGTGACTTCCGGCCCCGCCCCCGGGCCCTGGATCACCATGGGCCGGGTGTTGTAGCGGGTGGTGGTGAGGGCGAACTGGTTGTCGGTGCCGTGCAACTGCGCCGACGGATGCGTGGTCGGCACCTCGACCAGCCCGACTCGCGCGCGGCCGCGCTGGTCGAGACGGGCCAGGAAGCGCAGGACCTTCCCGCGCGTGGCCGCCCGCGCATGCCGCTCGGCGAGCGGCGCGTCGAGCTCGGACAGCCGGTCCAGGAACGTGGCGGTGTCCACCCCGCGCAGCGCGGCCGGCACCAGGCTCTCCACCGCCACCTCGTCGCTGCCCAGCGGGAACCCGGCGTGGCGGGCGAGGATCAGCAGCTTGCGCGCCACGTCTTCGCCGGAAAGGTCCGAGCGCGGATCGGGTTCGGTGTAACCGAGCGCGCGCGCCTCGGCGAGCAGCGCGGAGAACGGTCGGCGGCCGTCGTACTGGTTGAACAGGTAGGACAGCGAACCGGAGAACACGCCCTCCAGCGTGAGTAGGCTGTCGCCGCAGCGACGCAGGCGGCGCAGGGTCGAGAGCACCGGCAGCCCGGCGCCCACGGTGGCCGCATCGCCGTAGCGCGCGCCGGTCGCGAGCGCCGCCTGCAGTGCGCGCCAGCCATCCAGTTCGCCCCCGGCCAGCGCCTTGTTGGCGGTGACCACGTGGTAACCCCGCGCCAGCCAGGAGGGATGCCGCGCGGCCAGCGCCGCGCTGGCCGTG
Proteins encoded in this window:
- a CDS encoding GH92 family glycosyl hydrolase; protein product: MVTRRRFLQGMGALTALGGAGTLPGFAMSRPGAGRPSMGTGEGVSRFVDVFVGTGGHGHTFPGATLPYGMVQLSPDTNDAGWDACSGYHQRDGSIMGFSHTHLSGTGASDMLDLLVMPAQGPVLLQPGERGLPDKNYQSRYDEAAFASTRLPPDAVGHPGHGYRSRYDGEQAQPGYYRVHLTDHDILAELTATLRAGLHRYTFHGPGDGHLLIDLAHGFHDDPDVPAKVSDATLKLIGEDLLVGSRRVHQWANGRYIHFAMKLSRPLARATLYVEDAPLPTGSREAHGKHLKAALHFGDVAREPLLVKVGISAVDIDGARRNLESEVPGWDFEGTRQRAADAWERELSRIRIDSPSEPVKRTFYSALYHTMLAPTLFSDADGRYRGMDLKVHTLPEGQHNYSTYSLWDTYRALHPLLTLFQSERVPDLVNGLVRMTAESPDGPPVWPLQGVETGTMIGYHSIVVIAEAHAKGFTGIDYAGAWPLFRKRAMDDDYRGLTYYRKLGYIPADKDWESVSKTLEYCYDDWAMAHLADAVGAHEDAKHLRERSRNYRNVFDRKRTFVRPRGSDGEWLQPFDPRAMGHGAKWRDFTESNAWEATFLNQHDLYAYMPLFGGEQAFERKLDELFETSSALPADAPPDIAGMVGQYAHGNEPSHHVAYLYAYTGAHHKTQARVRMLLEKMYRPEPDGLAGNEDCGQTSAWYVLGALGLYAVDPVSANYVFGSPMLDRAQLMLTGDKRLVVQARGNGPDKPYIQSVRWNGKPWTKSWISHAELAAGGTLEFEMGATPNLKFGAAPADRPPSFGQPAPAVEG
- a CDS encoding DUF6582 domain-containing protein produces the protein MAELDSDKRDDLSRSNFAFPEQRKEPLEDASHVRNAIARFDQVKGVSDDERDEAWKRIKAAAEKFDVQVSEKSWRELGKKS
- a CDS encoding APC family permease — its product is MANQTSIRRDVGPFALMFTGLGSIIGSGWLFGAWNAAKLAGPGAIWAWVLGAAIILSIALTYAELGAMFPESGGMVRYGHYSHGSLVGFIAAWANWIAIVSVIPVEAEASVQYMAGWKWQWAQDLYHAVPGQHGELSQIGVAIAGVLVVIYFLLNYWSVKLFARSNSLITLVKLIIPAATGVALIASGFHGENLDVGASGGSHANDFAAILTAVATAGIVFSFNGFQSPVNLAGEARNPGRSIPFAIIGAILLATVVYVLLQVAYLGAVPPDLLAQAGWRGINFSSPFAELAVLVNLNWLAILLYADAFVSPSGTGMTYTATTARMIYGMERNGTLPRIFGRIDPRSGVPRPAMWLNLVVSFLFLFFFRGWDSLAAVISVATIISYLTGPVSVMTLRRTAPELHRPFRLGGLPVIAGIAFIMSAELLYWAKWPLTGQIILLMVVALPVYFYYTAKHGWHEFGRHLKGAWWLIAYLITLAAVSRIGSSKFGGLDYIPYGYDLAVVAVIGLVFYLWGVASGWRTPAIEAEREQAAQHPDALQIPPDEEEAEKITGH
- a CDS encoding homoserine dehydrogenase encodes the protein MSAVLADCPRPASAIALVLLGTGVVGGALLQLLDTPAAAPLRLVGAANSRRQQTDPRRLARRSLREQLRSEGDARDDVALFAALDASGAPARIIVDATASAALAARHPSWLARGYHVVTANKALAGGELDGWRALQAALATGARYGDAATVGAGLPVLSTLRRLRRCGDSLLTLEGVFSGSLSYLFNQYDGRRPFSALLAEARALGYTEPDPRSDLSGEDVARKLLILARHAGFPLGSDEVAVESLVPAALRGVDTATFLDRLSELDAPLAERHARAATRGKVLRFLARLDQRGRARVGLVEVPTTHPSAQLHGTDNQFALTTTRYNTRPMVIQGPGAGPEVTAQALLGDALALACVR